The genome window AACAGTGATGACTGCCAAGATTACTCCTGTCACCCAGGTTAATTCGCGGGGCTTTTTGAAGCCGCCGGTCAGATAAACCCGGAAGATGTGCAAAATCATCATCAGCACCATCATGCTTGCAGACCAGCGGTGGATGGAGCGGATCAGCCAGCCGAAATTGACTTCAGTCATCAGGTATTGCACTGAAGAAAAAGCTTCTGCTACCGTGGGACGGTAATAGAAAGTCATGGCGAAGCCAGTGGCAAACTGAATCAGAAAGCAAACTAAAGTAATTCCGCCCAAGCAGTAGAAAATATTGACGTGCGGGGGTACATACTTTGTAGTGATGTCATCGGCGAGCGCCTGAATTTCCAGGCGTTCCTCAAACCACTGGTAGGTTTTTGAGTCGGTGATTTGTTTAGAAAACATGGAGCCAGAATTCCTAAAAGAATATTGCTGTGGTTGAGGTTCAGGGCAGCAGCCACAAGGTTTTTTGTCGCCCCGCGCCGAGCAGCTTGCTTTTACTAGCAAATGCCTGAGGCTATTTTTTAAATTTGGAGCTGACGAAAGGAAATCTCTTGTGCGATCGCCTGCAAGCTCTGGGAAACTAAGCGGTGGCTTGTCCCTACTCGCTGGCGTTGCCCGATCGAATTCCAGACTGTGATAAAAAATGTAACATAATTGCCGTGCAATTTTCACGCGCGCGATCGCTTTTTGGACACTTAAAAGGCTTTTTTCGGAATCTCAACATCCGCCCAAGCTACTATGCGGGGAGGGCTGAGCTGCAGAAAGCAGTCCGAGCCGGAAACCGGTTTGCCGGGAGATCCCAAATTTCATCTCGATCGTAAAACTTCACTTTCGGCCCCAAACGACCTCATTGTCGATCGAGTAGCCCGATCCGGTTCGATCGTACAATCGAATCTTGTTTTGCAGTCAGGACAGCAGTCCTTGCTAACAAAATCTGCTGGCTGCAACCTGCGTATTTCCGTAAAAAAAGCCGGTGATTGCCCCCGTCGGTAAGTTTTATCACAATTGAAAAGAAGCCAAACTTTCCACAAAAACTGGCAGCAGTGGCGAGAAAGGAGTGGGAAGCGGCGGTATCGGGAAGGGAATTTCCGGCAGAGACGGGAAGGATGGAAAATCTCGCGATGGCGGTGTAAACCCTGTCGAAACGATCGCGCAATCTGATAGATTCACATCAGTAATATTTTGAACATCGGCGATTAAATCCGATCCGACCAATATCCGAGTTCCCCGTCTCGTACCGTCATCATAAGATTCAAATCGGTAAGAGAAGAAGCGAGAACCGTCACGATCTTGTACGAAGCCAACAACTTGAATTTTGTCACCTTCGCCCCGGTTAAAATCCTCAATAACGGCATGGGCGGCGTCACCGCTATAGAAAAGGTAAGGGCGGGCATTTGACGAACCGAGAACAAATAAGTCGGCTCCATTTTGCCCGATTAAATAATCAATTTGTTCTACTGTTGAGGAAAATCCATAACCCGATATGATGTCATTACCCGGCCCGCCAATCAGGGTGTCGCTGCCTTGATTTCCCTCAAGCAAATCGTCTCCTGCATTGGCGTTGATGTAGTCATTATCTAAGTCACCTATTAGAGTGTCATTGCCACCTTCTCCAAACAGGCGATCGTTACCTTTGCCGCCCATTAGCAAGTCGTTGTTGCTGCCACCAAACAAGCGATCGTCTCCATCTCCTCCGATCGCCGTATCATTGCCTTGACCGCCGTTAAGACAGTCATTGCCAGCCCCTCCGAAGATACTGTCGTTATTGTCTTCTCCTCTGATTAAATCGGCGCCTTCGCCACCCTCAAGAAGATCGTTCCCGGCACCTCCTTCAAGTTTGTCATTGCCTTCGCCACCGCTGAGACTGTCGTTACCAAAGTAGCCCAAAAGGCGATCGCTACCGACTCCACCTGCGAGACTATCATTTCCTTCTCCGCCATCTAAAGTGTCATTGCCACCCAAACCAGATAGAGTATCGTTACCTCCAAGCCCGCACAGGGAATCATCGCCAATTTCACCTGCTAGCAAATTATCGAGATTGTCACCGCATATAACTACCATAAATTTGTCCTCATGAAAACTATTTCACAACAGTCAATCAATTTGAGATTTTGGATTGTTCCCGTCAACTCAATTTTTAATTTTGAATTGGGGATTTTGTAAGGATTTTGGTCCCGATTTCAAATCTGTTAGCATCGGAAGTATTCCTATTTTTCTTCTATTTATCTGCGTTAATTCGTGTATAGCCATTGTCTTGGGCGGTTAATACCTTCTCTTGTTAAAACCGCAGATGAGGGCTGATTGACGCGGATTAACGCAGATAAATTAGAGCAATTCAGGTTGCAGTGTCCGTGATTGTTGAACGAATTTTAGGGACACTAGATTTGCCAGTGTCCCTAATGTTTTAAGTGAAATTGGCGATGCTAATTTGGTTGGCTGTCACGCCATTGATAGCCGCTAAAATTTCGCCAGTTGCTGTCAAGCTGATTAAAGCTGCACTGTTGCTAGGGAGAATAGAAAGTTGCGAGAAGGTTAAATTTTCGGCAAGTACGAGGAAGTCGATGCCGGCTTCAAAATCAAAAATGATATCGCTGCCAGAATTGGCTGAAATTAAGAAGCGATCGCTCCCATTTCCTCCTATCAAACTGTCATCGCCGTTTTCACCGCTGAGAAAATCGTCGCCGTTATCACCCAGCAGAATATCGCTAGCTTGACCGCCGTAAAGACTGTCATTGCCTTCTCCTCCACTCAAGCTATCTTGACCGCGATTTCCAAATAGGATATCTTCCCCATTATTGCCCAATAAATTATCGCTTTCTTTGCCGCCGTAAACAGTGTCGTCGCCGTCGCCACCGTCGAGGGAATCATTGCCTTGATTGCCCTGTATCCAGTCGTTGCCGCCCAAACCGCTGAGAGTATCATTGCCGCGTTTACCGGCCATTGTATCGCTGCCGCTGTCGCCGAAGAGGCTGTCGTCGCCGTCAGTACCGGTGAGATTGGAGTTAGCTGCGATCGCATCTATTTCTCCTTCAATCACCGCAACAGCAGGTGTATCGGGCAATGTCGTTTGTTGAATTTTGGTATCTAAGGCAGTACCAGTATTTTCGGCAATAACTTGGGCGATCGATTTCGTACCTGTACCGACTGCTTTTAAGTCTTCAGAGGTTGCGCCTAGAGCTACTTTTTGCACGCGGGCAACTTCTCGGTTAATTGAAACTGTTGCTGTGTTCGATACAACTCGGTCAATGCGCTGATTTGCTTCGGCCATTACCTTAGCTGCATCCGGGGCAATTTGCAACAGTTGCTGAGTGTTTAAATCCGAGTCAAATTGTTGCGCTGCGGTGGCGGCGCGATCGACAATTGTTGCTAACTGGTTGGCATCGCTGAGATTGAGAGTTGTCCCCGATTGAATTTGTTGAACGATCGCACTTACAACTGCTTTTACGCTGTCGGTATTTTCCAGAATCGACGCACCGTCTATTAAAGCAGCAGTTTGGGTAATGACGTTTTGTACCTTGACCATTGCAGTCAAAGTTTCTACTCCACCCGCGATCGCGTTTTCGGTAGCTGCGATCGGATCTAAGCTAGTTATATCAACATTAGCGGGAATGGAAAGAGAAGATTTGACGAGAGATTCGGCGCGATCGCTGTCAATTCCTCTGTCAATTAAATCCGCGACTAAACTGGTTAACAAGGTGACAACAGTAGCGTAAGGCGGGGCAGTGACAGGCGTTTCCAAAGGCAAACCCGTAGCAGTATCAATGCCGCCGAAAGCAACAATATTGCCTTCCTCTGGATCGAGTTCGCCATTTTGATTTTTGTCGAAAATGTTGGAGTCGAGATCGAGATCGAATTCGCCGCTATCCGCAGTAGTGGCAGAAGGTTCGGTAGCATCTAATACACTGTTTTTGTTAGCGTCGAAAAAGACTGTAGCGCCAGCGATGTAACCGTCAATCACAAAACCGCCCAGGGCATTACTCTTGAACCGAATAATTTCGCTCGCAGTCGCGCCAGATTCATCAGTTCCCTTTACTTTCAGCCAATAATTGAACGATGCTGGACGAGTCGGGCCTAAATTAATCGTGCGAGTTGCGGAATTAAAAGTTAGCCAGGAAGGCAAAGGAATTTCCGGGAAAGTTGAACCGGCAATTGGTTGGCGATAAGAACCGCCATTGAGATCGGTTTCCCAGGTAAATGCAGAGAAACTTTCGCTAAAATTTGCGAGGGCGATCGAGTAATTAATGCTGTCGCCCGGATCGGGGTCAGTATAGGTATTTGCTACTAAATTAAAAGCATTACCAGTTTGAGAAAAACCTAGCGCTGCACTTTGAGAAAACACAGAACGATTGACAACTGGCGGGTTGTTGACTATAGGACTTTGCCACCAGTTAAGAAACTCATCCCATTGAGTGTCGGCAGCAAAATCTATAATCGTGCTGTTGTAATCTGGGTTTAAAGCTTCACCGCGAGATTGCAAATAAATTGACAGACCAGTTCCACCATAGGACAGACCTGAATGATTTTGGATAATTGCCAGATTGTAAGTATCAAAAGCTGTTTGAGCTGCGGTACGAATGCTGTCGGATATTGTAGAATCGCCAGCAACATTGGCAAGAAACGTTCCCAAATCGCGGTAATGCGAGTAATAAAAGTCTGCTGAATTATTGCGGTGTACCTGCAATCGATCGACATCTGTTGCTGTGGCACCACTGACGATCGCAGTTGCCAGATCGCTCATTGCTGCTGATAAACCGCCGATCTTCGATAAGTCAGTAGCTGATTGCGTCTGGGAACCGCCATAAGAATCGCCGTAGTTAGTGACGATCGCGCTGCCTAATTGAGCTGGCGACCAAGTAGGATTAGCTTTAAGTTGCAATAAAATTGGGTCGTAAGGCCAACCATCTCCGGGCTCTAGGTACTCTGAACCGACAAAAACCGATCCCTCATCTTTAACCTGGTGAGCAACTTCTAGCATCGCCATCAGACAAGCATCGAAGCCGATCAGATCCATATTTTCTGGCACCCCTGCTAAAGCAGCCCCCACCTCGCGGTTTTCCAAAACATCGCCTGACTCCCAATCGTTAGCAACGGTTCTGGCTGTTGCCGTAT of Oscillatoria nigro-viridis PCC 7112 contains these proteins:
- the petB gene encoding cytochrome b6, which translates into the protein MFSKQITDSKTYQWFEERLEIQALADDITTKYVPPHVNIFYCLGGITLVCFLIQFATGFAMTFYYRPTVAEAFSSVQYLMTEVNFGWLIRSIHRWSASMMVLMMILHIFRVYLTGGFKKPRELTWVTGVILAVITVSFGVTGYSLPWDQIGYWAVKIVSGVPEAIPFVGSLMVELLRGGVSVGQGTLTRYYSLHTFVLPWLIVVFMLAHFLMIRKQGISGPL
- a CDS encoding calcium-binding protein; translated protein: MVVICGDNLDNLLAGEIGDDSLCGLGGNDTLSGLGGNDTLDGGEGNDSLAGGVGSDRLLGYFGNDSLSGGEGNDKLEGGAGNDLLEGGEGADLIRGEDNNDSIFGGAGNDCLNGGQGNDTAIGGDGDDRLFGGSNNDLLMGGKGNDRLFGEGGNDTLIGDLDNDYINANAGDDLLEGNQGSDTLIGGPGNDIISGYGFSSTVEQIDYLIGQNGADLFVLGSSNARPYLFYSGDAAHAVIEDFNRGEGDKIQVVGFVQDRDGSRFFSYRFESYDDGTRRGTRILVGSDLIADVQNITDVNLSDCAIVSTGFTPPSRDFPSFPSLPEIPFPIPPLPTPFSPLLPVFVESLASFQL